A segment of the Zingiber officinale cultivar Zhangliang chromosome 8B, Zo_v1.1, whole genome shotgun sequence genome:
acctcgactttgtcgagattcgaaccccagacctcattgtgacaacacctcatgtgttAGTCACTAGATCCATCCGAGAGGACGAGTATTGCTAATTCATGCTCATATATATGTATGCACTCTCCTGTGCAGCTGTGCTCCGCCAGTCCTAACAAAATTTAATTAGTTGCTGAAGATGAGCATCACAGTGAACGGGCAGTCGTGGGTGCCGCCGGGCTTCCGCTTCCATCCCACAGAGGAAGAGCTCCTGAATTACTACTTGAGAAAGAAGGTGGCGTGCGAGAAGATCGACCCCGATGTCATCTGCGACGTCGACCTCAACAAGCTCGAGCCATGGGACAttcaaggtatatatatatatatatatatatatatatatatatatatatatatatatatatatatatatatatatatatatatagattgagGCATCGTGCATCTAAAGCTTGATTAATTTGATGAATAAATGAACTTTTTAGAGGAATGCAAGATCGGAACAACGCCGCAGAACGACTGGTACTTCTTCAGCCACAAGGACAAGAAGTACCCGACCGGGACGCGAACCAACCGAGCCACGGCGGCCGGGTTTTGGAAGGCCACCGGCCGCGACAAGGTCATCTACGCGGGCGTCGGACAGATCGGGATGAGGAAGACGTTGGTGTTCTACAGAGGCCGCGCTCCCCGCGGCCAGAAGTCCGAATGGATCATGCATGAATACAGACTCGACGATGACTTAATCAACGTACGACGCCGTAAATACACAATTAGCTAGCATTTTACCAAAATTAATTAAGAGAATACAGAATTAATCTTGATGTCCTTGTTGATTAATTGATCAGGCGACTACTGGATTGGCTGGAGAAGTGTCGGCAAATCAAGAAGACTGTTGGGTAGTATGCAGGGTGTTCAAGAAGACGAACGTCGTCGCCAGCAGCAGCTGCCAGCAGAAGAGCTTCGACGTCGTGAACTGCGACGGCGGACTGCGCCGGATACTCCACTACATGGACAGGTCCTGCATGGAAGAGTCGACGTCGACGGCGAGCGAAGTCACGAAGCTTCCGGCCGCGCTGCAGAGTCCGACTCCCCTTCCGTGGCTGATACCCGACGACGACTGCGCCGGGCATGAAATAGTTCAAGCGGAGGAGCCTGCGGCCGGCATCAAAAGCTACGGCGGAGTCGCCGGCGGATCATGGTCCGCTCTCGACCGGTTTCTTTATACGTCGTCGGAGATGGATCACGCTAACCAAATCCCCTCATTTGAGGGCGCAGCGGGTTTGAGTGGAGTTCTGCGCTCGCCTCCTCCGAGCTTCTTCGCCGTGGACTACGACCAGCTTCACATTAATGGCGATGCGTCCCTTCAAAATTAAGCGATCGTAGCATCAATCGCTCGTCAGAGTCCGCATTTTGTTAGTTGGGCTGGCGTTACGTTGTTAGAGAGCTTTAATCGTACAGCGCTTGTTACCcaccgttatatatatatatataaataaagaatgctgttagaagaagaaaataaatctCTAATATTTAAACtagtaagaaaaaaaattgaaaaatacatTAAAAGTTTTGGAagataaaatcaaaatttcacAAATCTTTGGTTAGATAATTAATGGAGTGCGGTGTGGATTCAATAATTTATTCCGTCCTTTAATGGTGTTGACGAAGATAAACATTAATATTTTTATCTtaagttgaagcaaaattaaGGTAAACAAGTTGATTGGTATTACGTTTGCTATGATGTCATGTGACTATAACGAAGTTGAAAGAATGGGAGGGACGTGGAATCGGTTTtgtcaatttttttaatattaaatagagCATTCATAATCCACTTTTATTATAATattcaccatctcatcaaaaagtAAAAATTTATTATCACATATTCATTATAACAATATAAATTTTTTACTCACATaccttttaacattaacacttattatttatggGTCTCACAGTCCAttcaattatattaaaattatatcatattaaataaatatatttttaaaatatttaaattattattatttttttaaacaataatcttacttttaaaaaataattttaaaatcaaatttttatcgcTTAAAAAAAATGAGAGAGGGATGAACGACGTTCCCTCTGAAcatccctctctttctctctctcttatGAGTCGGTATTGTAATTACTTATTCATAATGGAGAGGGGAATTAAATACGTATTATAATGTCCATTTAATATTTCATTGGGGGTGTCCTTAGTTGATTCAATCGATTTAGCATCAATTTGTGTGCTAGAGGTCGGTATTGAATTTAGacatctaaatttaatttatttttttttaaatcagcatctcttaaaaaaaaatactataattCAGAGGAGTAAAATATAAATCCATTATAACTCAACccttaaattttaaatacatataatatatactCCATGAGAGAAGTCTGAAACTAGAGAGAAAATTTTATCGACTCAAATCCATTATAACTCAActcctaaatcctaaattttaaaccataaatacatataatatatctaaaaagtaaacaaaaaataaaaaattattctcaTTGAATAAGGGCGCTTGGATTTAACCTAGGGCATCTGGATTCCAGGTGCCCTGGATGCGGCAACGAAcccgtaatatatatatatatattgagcaaaaggcgggtcccgccgcccagcggccccctaggcctggccccacagggatcctaggaggaggtaaatcagcggtgaatgctggcccgggtaaagcgtggtgtctccggaatttaacacagccggcccagattattcatccagtgcgcgtccgtggaccttcgaccctacgactcattgtgcaaggatgccacgccttaaccggttgatccagcccgcgggggctatatatatatatatatatatatatatatatatatagagagagagaggagagagagagaggatatATCCatacttattattttttaaaaaaaaaaaatcaatcctgAACAAGCATATGTTTTAATTTTCTGGGTCCAAATTAAACAATCGCACAAGATCATTCACCAAAGTTTTCTAAACAGTTCGGTAAGTGTTGGATGGTACGTGACGTTCTTAAAAAAACTTAGAACtaagattttattttaatgtAAAAAGGTAGAGGATTGAATGGTAAATGAGTTAAGTTtgtttgacttgatttttttcaaatgagttgTGTTTGGTTCCAGACTTAagtttaaatgttatcaagtttttaattcaaaattatttaattatttaaattttttatttttaaatattattttattaattattaaatttgataatagaaatttattttatcattctatttttttatttatcatattgataAAAGTTTATTGATGaacataatttataaattttattagtaAATATTCTTCATCAATTattcataatttttatttatgaaTATCAATTATTCATAATTCATTTCAAGTCATGGATGGCTCAGATTGTTGACACCGCTAACGGAGGATATGGCCTCAGCCTATTAGGTCGTTGGCTGGTCTAGGCAAGGGCGTTGTTACTGGGCAGCAATATCGGCCTGTTGGCCTAACAGAGAGCCAGAAGCCCAAAAATCTTCACCCAGCGAACTGCTGCTATGTTGCTTTTGTCTTTCATCTGATGCTCTAATATTAACCTTTTCTTTCATTGTGATTTAGGCAAGACATGGCCTCGCGGATGTAGCCGTATTATACTTCGCAGGACTTGTTATCAATGAGCTATGATTTGATTCCTGATAGATGTAAATATAGTTTTAAATTATCCCATGCCCCATGTTTAGAAAAGTCACTCGGCTAAGGTTGAATAGACTTTATGATTTATGATCGATGTGGTGATTAGGATAGGGTTCATCCTACTATCATGGCAGAAGTCAAAGTCAACGGATGAACGGTGTTAGCCGATCGGGTGAGTCATAGGTTGATCGGAGATTAAACACCGATCCATCGTCTTTGACATAGGGAGTAATCATACCGACACTCAAAGGACGCGCAGAAGCTGAGCCAAGCGGCTACTCCGCTCAGACTAGCAGCAGGCTAAACATCAGCTGAGCATGTAGATAGTGAACTACCCACTGAGCGGCTATCTCGCTCGGCCCGTCAATCGAGCATATGGACAGTGGGCTCCCGACCGAGCGTCCTTCCCGCTCGGCCCGGCAACGACCGATACGTGGACAGCGGACTCTCGGTCGAGCGGCTATCTCGCTCGGCGTGACAGCAGACAGTGCGAGGATAGCAGAATTCCGGTCGAGCggtcattccgctcggccagacaACAGACATAGCGggatatccttcgacatccttttgggagctagtgtcgctgacaggcggcatggtcagacagaggatcgtacggcggaagcttccactatcactttagatatatgcttgacccgttaaggtactgtgtcagagatactttactgacacatcttttcaggaaaaactttGAGATGTGTGCTcgtcttgggaagcatgcacacgCGCTTctggggctctatataaagggggtccagaggtatgtttttctcgcgatttctactgttgcgctacagttcttGCTTCTTTTCGTTTCTTCTTGCTTCGttggagactgacttgagtgtcagaaggtcatcgtcggggaccccttccctggctcgacactgacgttgCTTGTGTTGCAGGTAGGAGCGAAGTTCACCGGAGGTTAacaagagcgccacgtccccagtatCCATCTCTTCGACTTTTAGACAGaatcatatttggcgtcgtctgtgggaatgtcacctgaatccgagccgaaaAGATGGAAAACGTTGGACAACTAACCATCGTGACATTCACTCAAGAGGAGCTGAAGATGCTCGTGCAAGCACGGGGCAACAAAAATGATagagcaacaacaacagcaaTAAGCGCTAGCCGACCGACCAGCGTCGCAACTTGCAACATCGGCGGTCGATAGGCGAGCGGGGCAAGAAGACCGAGCAGAGCAACTCTCCGTATGAGGGCAGAATCAAAGGTCAACTGACACCCAAGGGGAAACGCCGCCTGcgccgatccccttccatcgagctCTGTTCCAAACCCCCTTGGAGATAGCCCAAGCACATCAAGAGCGGGGATCATATTCCGACGATGCGCCCGTTTGGGATGCGTGGAAAGGAAAAACGCCCCGAAGCGCCGTGTCTCCCGAATGGATCAATAGGCAGTTCTCATAGGAGATCATATAAAGACCCTCTGTTTCGGCACTACACCCCGTTAGCGATCGGGAGGTACAACGAATCGAccaacccagatgatcatctggatcggtttgACAATGAGGCTACGCTGCACCAGTACACAGACGGAGTGAAGTGTAGAGTCTTTCTCACGGCTCTCTCCGGATCGGTGCAGCGCTGGTTCAGAAGACTGTCGGATGGCTCGAtacgaagcttcaaagacttccaagCCGCCTTCCAGCACCACTTCGCTAGTAGTCGGCactaccagaagacaagcgtcaacaTCTTCGCCCTGAAACAAGAGCCCAAGGAAGCGCTCTGAGCGTATattcagcgcttcaaccaagtgACCATGAACATCCCCTTGTTCTCGTCTGAGACcatgaatgccttcacccaggggctcgccgagggagatttcttccgatcactcatccggAAGCCACCCAGAGACTTCGACCATATGCTCAaaaaggccaacgagtacatcaacgtgaaAGAAGCCCAGGCGACCAGGAGAAAGGAGGCGCCGACTGAGCATTCGGCGCCGATTAAGCGTCGACCGGCTAACAACCATCTGCTGCCCAAGGAGCCGAGGGCTGAGGGAGCACGATCGTACCGGGAGACCAGGGCACATATCGTACAACGTGTGGCATCCGGTCGGCCCAAGGCAtcgaagggcaaggtatggacgcctaTGTTTTGTTTATTCCACCAGTCGACGACGCATAACACACGGGACTGCCAAGAACTGACGCCAATcgtcggtcgaccaatccccagAAGATATCATTGTCGCTCCCCATCGCCTGATCGACGAGATCGTCGTCGCTCAATCGAGCGGCGAGAGGAAGAAAGATGGGAGCCCGAGCGTCATCGCCATCAGCGAAGGAGGAAATTGATCCCTCCAGGATCCCAGCCGAGTGCAACAtgtcatccgctcgggaagaggaaaacaagaACAACACTTCCCGGGGAGAGATAGGTATGATTGCAGGAGGGCCGACCaacggagactccaaccgagccagaaagtcATACGCTCGGTGGTTGGAGATCCATGCCGTGaggtgcagcaaggagaaggccgaagggccTCAGATCAGCTTCGACCCCAGTGATTTGAAGGGTGTCaaaatccctcatgatgatgctttgatcatccgagcgatgatcgccaactacaccattcaccgGACCTTCGTCGACACGGGGAGTTCGATGAACATCATTTTCAAGTAAGCATTCGATCAATTGCAGATCGATCGCAGCGAGCTGTTGCCCATGGCGACCCCGCCCTACGGATTCACCAGCAACGAAGTTTTGCCGATTGGCCAAgcatctcgctgggagaagagccgttgAGGAGGACCCGAACTACTAACTTCATAGTAGTAAACACGCCATCAGCTTATAACGTCAtcttgggtcgaccgaccctcaacgagtttCGGGCAGTAGTGTCGACCTACTAGCAGAAGGCGAAGTTCCCAGTGGACAATCAGGTGGGTGAGGTCAAAGGCGACTAACTGGCTGCTCGGCGCTGCTATGTGGAGATGATCAAAACCGAGGCCAAACAGCTCGGAAGACTCCACGGCTAGAGGTAAATGCTATTACCGAAAAACCTCCCACCCttgtatatgaagaaaaggaggaggtgtaGATCCACCCGAGCCGGTCGAAAGCCACGACCTTCGTGgccgccgacctggaggaggagaagaaggtcaaGCTGATCGCCTGCCTCAAACAGAATCATGATGTGTTCACGTGGTTGACACATGAGCTGCATGACATCTCTCTGAGCGTGGCTtaacacgagcttcacgtccgaccggatgctcgaccGGTCAAGCAAAGGAAGAGAGATTTTAGCACGGAGCAGAAcgtgatcatccgggcggagatagAGAAGCTATTGGAGGCCGGGCATATCATGGAAATCCAATTCCCGAGCTAGCTAGTTACtatggtgctagtctccaagcggGGCAACACAtggcgggtctgcatcgactttcgtgaTCTCAACAAGGCTTTCCTAAAGAATTTCTATCCGCTGCCCAGGATAGATCAAATGGTAAACTCAACGGCGGGatacgagctgatctgcatgctcgacatgTATCAAAGATACCactaagtgtcgctcgcccgggaggatcaagagaaggtcagcttcattacgccCAATGAGACatactgctacaatgtcatgtcgttcggactgaaaaaTACTGGAGCTACCTACCAGAAGctaatgaataaagtattcagacgGCATATCggtcgtaatatggaggtatacgtcgatgacatactcatcaaatccctccGAGTTGCTGACCTATGCGTAGATATCGACGAGACTTGTTGGACGTAAAGGGCATACGAAATAAAGTTGAACccgagcaagtgtctgttcgacGTAAATAGGGGTGGGCATCGACCGATTTGGTCTGGCTTTACTCTACTACGGTTTGATTTTTTTGGTTTCGGTTTTGAAAATCTTTGATCTAAAACCAAATCATATTATTATGGTTCGGTCCGATTTTTATTGTAATACGGTCCAATTTATATGGTCGGTTATATACGGTTAATataatgaattaaattgattttgtgcgactacaaatattagtttagagaccaagaaaaagtatcaatttattaaaataattatgaatttaaagtaaTACTAAAATTTTGTTATCAGATAACAAcaagtaaatatataaatatataatttgattgtgCTATTATATTACAAATGATTACAGGCTTAATCCACTTGTATGACCCAATATccataaaatcatattttaagtaTAATACGGTCGGTTCAGTTTATTCTATTTTTTGGGAGTCAAAACCATAAACTGAACCGAATAAtcgaattttaaaaacttaaaccgaAACCGACTGAAACACCGAAAAAACCAAAAAATTTTAGTTCGGTCGATTTTTCCGTGTTTAACCGAATTATGTCCACCCCTAGGCGCAAAGAGTGGTCGCTTCCTGGGCTACATCGTCGccgagcggggcattgaagcCAATCTGAGCAAGGTCCAAGTTTTGCAGAACATGCCTCTGCCTCGGAATTGGAAGGAAGCTCAGATGCTAACCTGTCGGATCACGGCGCTGTCCAGGTTCATGTCCAAGTCGTCCAATCGGAGCCTACCATTTTTCAAGACACTGCGCCGAGctacaaaattccaatgggacgctgAGTGCGACCAGGCGCTGGAGGAGCTGAAGGAGTATCTAAACTCACTGCCTATCTTAGCCAAGCCAGTCACGGGTGAGCCGCTCTGGATCTACTTGTCATCTAATGAGCATGTGGTCGGGTCAGCTCTAATTAGGCATAACGGTCCAGAGTAGCAGCCTGTGTGTTTTTTGAGCCACATATTAAAAGATGTTGAGTCCCGCTACACTAGTTTTGAAAAGTTTGTTTATGCATTAGTACTAGCCGCGCGGAGGCTTCGCCCGTACTTCCTGGCGCACTCAATAATAGTGATGACTAACAGCGCTTTGGGAAGAGCCCTCCTCAAtctagaagcgtccggacggctgatTAAGTGGACGACAGAGCTCAGTGAGTTCGACATTTAGAATCAACCTCGGTCGGTGATTAAGGCTCAGGCCTTGGCAAATTTCATCACGAAAATCCAAAGTGATGAGTCGACagcaacatggaagatatatgtggacggTCCGTCTACTCGGCAGGGCAGCAGGATCGACATATTGCTTATGTCGTCTCGAGAGGATCGAATGCGGCTGCCcgttcggctggactacaaagccactaATAACGAAGCAAAGTATGAGGCACTGATAACCGACCTATAGGTAGCTCGACACGTGGAAGCAGTTAAAgccctcatccactcggactcccagCTCGCCGCTCAGCAACTATCCGGGACCTTCTAAATAAGCAACACACGGCTAAGGCTCTATGCAGAAGATTTTGAGAAGCTGAAGGCCAACTTTCAGGAGGTTGTCATAAAGAAGATCCCCCGATTGGA
Coding sequences within it:
- the LOC122016729 gene encoding NAC domain-containing protein 43-like encodes the protein MSITVNGQSWVPPGFRFHPTEEELLNYYLRKKVACEKIDPDVICDVDLNKLEPWDIQEECKIGTTPQNDWYFFSHKDKKYPTGTRTNRATAAGFWKATGRDKVIYAGVGQIGMRKTLVFYRGRAPRGQKSEWIMHEYRLDDDLINATTGLAGEVSANQEDCWVVCRVFKKTNVVASSSCQQKSFDVVNCDGGLRRILHYMDRSCMEESTSTASEVTKLPAALQSPTPLPWLIPDDDCAGHEIVQAEEPAAGIKSYGGVAGGSWSALDRFLYTSSEMDHANQIPSFEGAAGLSGVLRSPPPSFFAVDYDQLHINGDASLQN